In Dromiciops gliroides isolate mDroGli1 chromosome 5, mDroGli1.pri, whole genome shotgun sequence, the following are encoded in one genomic region:
- the LOC122728760 gene encoding olfactory receptor 6V1-like, protein MANLSHPSEFILWGFSAFGDLQVALYGPFLVLYLLAFTGNIIIIAMVLASAQLHTPMYFFLGNFALLETLVTMTVVPKMLSDLRVSTKTISFAGCMVQFYFYFSFGSTTFLILADMALDRFMAICHPLRYGTLMSWVVCVRLAGAAWAAPFLAMVPTVLSRVQLSYCHGNIINHFFCDNAPLLQLACSNTSLLELWDFMMALAFVLSSFLVTLVSYGYIVTTVLRIPSASGRQKAFSTCGSHLTLVFIGYSSTIFVYVQPGKAHSVELNKFVVLVTSILTPVLNPFIFTLHNETVKTIIRGQVQRLKDLKNSA, encoded by the coding sequence ATGGCAAATCTGAGTCACCCATCTGAATTTATACTTTGGGGTTTTTCAGCCTTTGGGGACCTGCAGGTGGCACTGTATGGGCCCTTCTTGGTACTTTATCTTCTGGCCTTCACAGGAAACATAATAATTATTGCCATGGTCTTGGCCAGTGCCCAACTACACACACCCATGTACTTCTTCCTAGGAAATTTTGCCCTACTAGAGACTTTAGTCACCATGACTGTAGTGCCCAAGATGCTTTCAGACCTCCGTGTCTCCACCAAGACGATTTCCTTTGCTGGCTGCATGGTCCAATTCTATTTCTACTTCTCTTTTGGTTCTACCACCTTCCTGATCCTGGCAGACATGGCCCTAGACCGTTTCATGGCTATTTGCCACCCACTTCGCTATGGCACCCTTATGAGCTGGGTAGTATGTGTCCGTCTGGCAGGGGCAGCCTGGGCAGCACCCTTCCTGGCCATGGTGCCCACTGTTCTTTCTCGGGTGCAGCTCTCCTATTGTCATGGCAACATCATTAACCACTTCTTCTGTGACAATGCCCCACTACTGCAACTAGCCTGCTCAAATACATCCCTGTTGGAGCTCTGGGACTTTATGATGGCATTGGCTTTTGTCCTCAGCTCCTTCCTGGTAACACTTGTCTCCTATGGCTATATCGTGACCACCGTGTTACGTATTCCCTCTGCCAGTGGCCGCCAAAAGGCGTTCTCTACATGTGGCTCCCACCTAACTCTGGTCTTTATTGGCTATAGCAGCACAATCTTTGTCTATGTTCAACCTGGGAAGGCACATTCTGTGGAACTCAACAAGTTTGTGGTCTTAGTCACTTCTATCCTGACCCCTGTCctcaatccctttatttttactCTCCACAATGAGACAGTGAAGACTATTATCCGAGGACAGGTGCAAAGACTAAAAGACCTAAAGAATTCAGCATGA